AGGCCACAGCCAGAAAGTTCAGCTCAGTCCAAGCACGAGGGGTAATAAATTCTTGCAAGCGCGGCAGCAAAACGGCGGCCGTATCGCGACCTACATCCCAAGTTTGTCCGAAGGGCAGGTCTGAACTCGTGCTGATCGCCAATCCCAAGGTGGGTGTGGAAGTATGAATGGCTAAACCCAGCACTGTCTTTCCTGCGATCGCTGTCTTTCTATCGTCTCAGGTTGGCGGGAGGATCAGCGATCCGTTCAAAGCGTCGGGCTGTCAATTAAGTGGGAATTAGCTCACCAGGACGGAGACGCGACCAGCGATCGCGATCGGCCACAAAGCTTTGACAGTCCACTACATCCCATTCCATCTCGATCTGGTCATAGGTTCCATCCGTCATGCGGATGTTGACGTTGATGGTGGGTGACTGGGGCTCAAAATCAGGCTGTTCGGTGAGATGAGGCTGTTGATGTTGCGTTTCGACCTCGTGATAGGTCCGACAACGATCGACAAGCGCACAGTGAATGCAAATACACATCGCCTCAGTCCTCAGGCAACTTGCCCCTACGGTAGCCCAGATCACCAAGGCTTGACCCTGTCGTATTGATCTGTGAACTGTCTCTGCAAACGCTCAAGTCTTTGTCACAGCCTCAGTTGCGATCGCCCAGAGGTTGTTTAATTCACCCTATGTCTCAGAGGCAGCCAAATCTAAATCATCAATCTTCCAGCCTTTGCCGTCACGAAGAAAAGTCACTGCTATTTCCTGACTTTGTCCATTGCGCAGGGAGAGCGTCACAGGCAAAATCACGCGATCGCCCTGCAGATCGGGCTTGCCAGGGCGTGATCGCAGATACTGCCGTAGTCCAGTGCGCTGTAGCACCCGCTTAAATTCCTTAAACGGTACTCGACCTTGATAGGCAGGACTAAGGCTGGCATAAGCCACTTCGAGCCGACCTTGTCCAACCAGGGCCACAAATTCCCCGAGAGCTTGGGTGAGGCCGCGGCTCCCTAGAACAATGCGAACTGCTTGGAAGCCCCAGAGTCCTACCACGGTTCCGATAACAACGACCAAGGTGAGGCTAGGGTTGGGCAGGAGCTGTGAGAATTCCATGGGGCGTGGGTTGGCAGCGACCCTATTGTCCGTTACGGCGGCTGCCTGCTGAACTTCGCAAGCGATCGCGATGACCTTTTAAGGGTTCTCAGGAGTAGCAGAGGGTAGCTCAGGTTCGGGTGCGGGCGTGGTTTGCCCTGATGGCTCTGCAACTGCTTCGGCTGGTGCTGGGGTTGCTTCTGGTGCCGGTACGGCTGGCGTGGGTGGAGCTGGTAAGGGAGTCTCTTCAGCCGGAGATTCGTCAGATGTTACCTCAACAGAGCTCGATACGAAGAAAATCAGCCGGACCGGCCGCTTCAGTTTATTTTCGAGGAACGTTTCAACGAGATCGACTTGTCGGGGAGTGACAGGGCGCAGAGCACGGACTTGCAACTGTACCTCGATCGGATCGCGGTTCCAGTTGATGCTGACCCCCAGTAACTGAACTTGCCGACCCACGGTGATGGTTTCCGTCAGCAAAATGTCGCGTAGATCGCGCTGCAGGCGGGCATTTTGGAGCGATTCCCAAAAGCTTAAGCCAAGGGGAATGCTCAACAGGGAGGTTAGGAAAAGGCTGAGATAGAGGCCCCGTGAGGTTTTTTGGCGCGTGACTCCCATCAGCTTGAAGGTCACAATCGCCGCCAAAATAATCCCGACAACGTTGGTCAGGAAGAGTAGCATTGCGCCCCCGCTGGCCTGCCAATCTCCCTGAGCAAGGGTCAGACCCACGGTCGCCAAGGGTGGCATCAAGGCGACAGCAATACCTGTCCCTGCGATCGCATCACTCAGGTTGTGCTTGACACTGGCATAGGCTGCGACAGAACCTGCCACTACTGCAACACCCAAATCCAACAAGTTGGGGTTGGTGCGAGCTAACACTTCGCTGCCGTACTCAGGCAAGGCCACCAACCGCCCGAGGAACCAAGACAGGGTGATGGCCACCACGATCGCCACGATCAGGCTCAAGCCGGCTCGCTTCAGCAGGCGAAGACTGCCATTGGCGCCTGCCAGTGCTAGACCCCGTAGGGGTTGCAACACCGGCGCAATCAACATGGCACCGATGATGACGGCGACGCTATTGGCCAGCAAGCCAAGGGTAGCCACCGAGGCAGAAGTGACGACCAGAAACAGATAGGACTGGGTTAATCCTGAGCTACGGCGAATATTGCGTTCCAACTCTCTGCAGACGCGATCGATATCGCTGGGAGAGCGGCGGGGCGTAAAAAGTGTCTTGAGCAGGGATTTAGAAGACAAGCAAATTGCGGCGGCCTAGAGACCCCAGTCATTTTTCATGTCTCTTAGCTTGTCATCTGCACTCCATTTCTGCAGTACGCGATCGACCGCAATTTGGAGCGATCGGTACTGCAAGCCCTGGGGCAACGCGATCGCCAGTGGGAAATCGCCCCATTGTTGTGGCAAGAGCTGATAGCGCGGATCTTGGCGCTGCCACTGCTGGAGGATCAGGCGATCTGCGGCGATCGCCTCTACCTGTCCTTGCTGGAGAGCAGCTTGAGCCGCCGCGTAGTTCTCGACACCCACCAGCTGAAATTCGGGTGCTTGCCACCGAAGAAGCGGAATGGCACTGGATCCTTGCAAGACGGCAACACGCTGGAGAGCCAGAGTTCCGCGCAGACTGAGCAAACCAATGCGATCGCGATAGTAAGGCTGGCTGAACTGCACGACGCGCCGCCGTGAGTCCGTCACGGTCATTTGAGCGATCAAAATATCGACGCGATCATCCAAGAGTGCGGGAATGCGATCGCGACTCCGTAAGCCTTGAAAACGAATGGAGGCTGGATTTCCTAATAACTCTGCCGCTAGCGATCGTGCTAAATCGACTTCAAAGCCCTGCCACTGACCCTGAGCATCTTGCCAGGACAAAGGCGCGACATCGGCTTGCACGCCCACGATGAGATAGCCACGTCGCTTAATGGTTTCTAAATCAGCTGCGAGTCCACCACTGGCGATCGCTCCATAAAAAAAGGACGCCATCACAGACGTCCCAAGCATGAGCCAGCGTCGCAACAAGGTCGGTCGGCTGGCTTTATTCATGACGATTAACCTAGGCCTTCAGCGCTAGTTCCACGATCGCTTTGAAGCCCGCGCTGTCCAAGACAGCCAATTGAGCGAGCATTTTGCGGTTGATTTGGATATCGGCTTTCTTGAGAGCGCCGATCAACCGGCTGTAGCTGACGCCATGCAGACGAGCTGCAGCGTTGATCCGAGCAATCCAAAGACGGCGAAAGTCCCGCTTGCGACGACGACGGTCACGGTAGGCATTGGTCAATGCCTTCATGACGCGTTGGTTAGCAGTGCGGAAGAGTTTGGAGTTACCGCTCCGGAAGCCCTTCGCCAGCTTCAGGATTTTGTTACGACGTTTGCGGGCAACATTGCCACGCTTGACTCGAGCCATGGTCTGGAATCCTTCGGTGTACTAAGGGGGAAGTGGCCGCGTCCTAGAAGGAGTAAGGCAGCATCAACTTCACCCGCTCTTGGTCGGTCTCATGCACAACCTCAGGCTGGCTCAGCCGGCGTCTGCGGGTGGCATTTTTGTGTTGGAGCAGGTGGTTTTTGAAAGCCTTACGGCGGATGGCTTTGCCGTTACCGCTGATGCGGAACCGCTTCGCCGCTGCTTTGCGAGTTTTGAGTTTCGGCATTGCTCTGCTGCGAA
The sequence above is a segment of the Synechococcus elongatus PCC 11801 genome. Coding sequences within it:
- a CDS encoding Ycf34 family protein, producing the protein MCICIHCALVDRCRTYHEVETQHQQPHLTEQPDFEPQSPTINVNIRMTDGTYDQIEMEWDVVDCQSFVADRDRWSRLRPGELIPT
- a CDS encoding DUF389 domain-containing protein, whose amino-acid sequence is MSSKSLLKTLFTPRRSPSDIDRVCRELERNIRRSSGLTQSYLFLVVTSASVATLGLLANSVAVIIGAMLIAPVLQPLRGLALAGANGSLRLLKRAGLSLIVAIVVAITLSWFLGRLVALPEYGSEVLARTNPNLLDLGVAVVAGSVAAYASVKHNLSDAIAGTGIAVALMPPLATVGLTLAQGDWQASGGAMLLFLTNVVGIILAAIVTFKLMGVTRQKTSRGLYLSLFLTSLLSIPLGLSFWESLQNARLQRDLRDILLTETITVGRQVQLLGVSINWNRDPIEVQLQVRALRPVTPRQVDLVETFLENKLKRPVRLIFFVSSSVEVTSDESPAEETPLPAPPTPAVPAPEATPAPAEAVAEPSGQTTPAPEPELPSATPENP
- a CDS encoding transporter substrate-binding domain-containing protein — its product is MASFFYGAIASGGLAADLETIKRRGYLIVGVQADVAPLSWQDAQGQWQGFEVDLARSLAAELLGNPASIRFQGLRSRDRIPALLDDRVDILIAQMTVTDSRRRVVQFSQPYYRDRIGLLSLRGTLALQRVAVLQGSSAIPLLRWQAPEFQLVGVENYAAAQAALQQGQVEAIAADRLILQQWQRQDPRYQLLPQQWGDFPLAIALPQGLQYRSLQIAVDRVLQKWSADDKLRDMKNDWGL
- the rplT gene encoding 50S ribosomal protein L20, which produces MARVKRGNVARKRRNKILKLAKGFRSGNSKLFRTANQRVMKALTNAYRDRRRRKRDFRRLWIARINAAARLHGVSYSRLIGALKKADIQINRKMLAQLAVLDSAGFKAIVELALKA
- the rpmI gene encoding 50S ribosomal protein L35; protein product: MPKLKTRKAAAKRFRISGNGKAIRRKAFKNHLLQHKNATRRRRLSQPEVVHETDQERVKLMLPYSF